One part of the Mycobacterium marinum genome encodes these proteins:
- a CDS encoding GNAT family N-acetyltransferase has protein sequence MPDGISIRQAEPADYHNVAQMHYPSWRLSYRGIMTPETLDLFDWQEWIDEEYPRRLARAGWSMWLAESGGQIVGMSIFGPEPDNPDQLEIDSLYVAAGNDRRGIGGLLLANALNSAPSHDAVLWCAEKNYRARRFYQKNGFQLDGRSFAWTLVPGVLVIPQIGFTLHRSRSQS, from the coding sequence ATGCCCGACGGTATCTCGATCCGGCAAGCTGAGCCGGCGGACTACCACAACGTCGCGCAGATGCACTACCCGAGCTGGCGGCTTTCCTACCGCGGCATCATGACGCCCGAGACCCTCGATCTGTTCGATTGGCAGGAGTGGATCGACGAGGAGTACCCGCGCAGGCTCGCCAGAGCCGGCTGGTCCATGTGGCTAGCCGAGTCGGGCGGCCAGATCGTCGGGATGAGCATTTTCGGGCCGGAGCCCGACAATCCGGATCAGCTGGAGATCGACTCGCTCTACGTCGCCGCCGGCAATGATCGCCGGGGCATCGGCGGCCTGCTGCTTGCCAATGCGCTCAACTCGGCGCCGTCACATGACGCGGTCTTGTGGTGTGCCGAGAAGAACTATCGAGCGCGACGGTTCTATCAGAAGAACGGCTTCCAGCTCGATGGCCGTTCATTCGCCTGGACGCTGGTACCCGGGGTCCTGGTCATACCGCAGATTGGCTTCACGCTGCACCGCTCGAGATCCCAGAGCTGA
- a CDS encoding FHA domain-containing protein: protein MTQTAAPPVLTVRYNGAERTFAAGHDVVIGRDLRADVRVADPLISRVHLLLRFDQGRWIAIDNGSLNGLYINNRRVPVVDIQDGQRVNIGNPDGPALDFGVGRRQQGSVGRPPPTAVMQVPPPMPSGAWPSQAPPQTGSHRPVPPQPAPPTTRMPAQPPSGPQHVQPSAQQPQYPSGPQTSRSQTGAQPAPQIYRPPGASPAPPAPLVVGRAPGETGNIATSMMKILRPGRAAGELPPGAVTIGRADDNDIVIPEVLASRHHATLIPTPQGTEIRDNRSINGTFVNGARVEAALLHDGDVVTIGNIDLIFANGALARREESLLETRTGGLDVHGVTWTIEGNKTLLDNISLAARPGMLTAVIGPSGAGKSTFARLVAGYTHPTNGTVTFEGHNIHAEYASLRSRIGMVPQDDVVHGQLTVRQALMYAAELRLPPDTTKEDREQVVARVLEELEMSKHLETRVDKLSGGQRKRASVALELLTGPSLLILDEPTSGLDPALDRQVMTMLRQLADAGRVVLVVTHSLTYLDVCDQVLLLAPGGKTAFCGPPSQIGPAMGTTNWADIFSTVADDPEGAQARYLAQTGPPPPAPPVERPGELGGDPSHTSLFRQFSTIARRQMRLIISDRGYFIFLAILPFIMGSLSMSVPGDVGFGMPNPMGNAPNEPGQILVLLNVGAVFMGTALTIRDLIGERAIFRREQAVGLSTTAYLLAKICVYTVFAVVQSAIVTIIVLIGKGGPTQGAVALGKPGLELFADVAATCVASAMLGLALSAVAKSNEQIMPLLVVAVMSQLVFSGGMIPVTDRLGLDQMSWATPARWGFATSASTVDLIKLVPGPLTPKDSHWHHTAGAWWFDMAMLAFISLCYVSFVRWKIRLKGG, encoded by the coding sequence ATGACCCAAACAGCCGCCCCGCCGGTGCTGACCGTGCGGTACAACGGAGCTGAGCGCACCTTCGCCGCAGGCCACGACGTAGTCATTGGCCGTGATTTGCGGGCAGACGTCCGCGTCGCGGACCCGCTGATCTCACGGGTGCATCTGCTGCTGCGCTTCGATCAAGGCCGATGGATCGCCATTGACAATGGCAGTCTCAATGGGCTCTACATCAACAACCGGCGAGTACCGGTTGTCGACATCCAAGATGGCCAGCGGGTCAACATCGGCAACCCGGATGGTCCGGCGCTGGACTTCGGAGTCGGCCGCCGTCAGCAAGGTTCGGTCGGGCGCCCACCGCCAACCGCGGTCATGCAGGTGCCCCCGCCCATGCCCAGCGGGGCATGGCCCAGCCAGGCGCCCCCGCAAACCGGCTCGCACCGGCCCGTTCCGCCGCAGCCGGCCCCGCCGACCACGCGGATGCCGGCTCAACCTCCCAGCGGACCGCAGCACGTGCAGCCGTCGGCCCAGCAACCGCAATACCCCAGCGGCCCGCAGACGTCGCGGTCGCAAACCGGCGCTCAGCCGGCCCCGCAGATATACCGGCCGCCGGGGGCCAGCCCGGCGCCCCCGGCCCCCCTCGTGGTCGGGCGCGCGCCCGGCGAAACCGGCAACATAGCCACCTCGATGATGAAGATTCTGCGTCCGGGCAGGGCGGCGGGCGAATTGCCGCCGGGAGCGGTGACGATCGGCCGCGCCGACGACAACGACATCGTCATTCCCGAGGTGCTGGCGTCGCGTCACCACGCCACCCTGATCCCGACACCGCAGGGCACCGAGATCCGGGACAACCGCAGCATCAACGGCACATTCGTTAACGGTGCCAGGGTCGAGGCGGCACTGCTGCATGACGGCGACGTCGTCACGATCGGCAACATCGACCTCATTTTCGCCAATGGTGCGCTGGCCCGCCGCGAAGAGAGCCTGCTCGAGACGCGCACCGGGGGCCTTGACGTGCACGGGGTGACGTGGACGATCGAGGGCAACAAGACGCTGCTGGACAACATCTCGTTGGCGGCACGCCCGGGGATGCTCACCGCGGTCATCGGCCCGTCCGGTGCCGGCAAATCAACTTTCGCCAGGCTGGTCGCCGGGTACACGCACCCGACCAACGGCACGGTGACTTTTGAAGGCCACAACATTCATGCCGAATACGCCTCCCTGCGCAGCAGGATCGGCATGGTGCCGCAAGACGACGTGGTCCACGGTCAACTGACGGTCCGGCAGGCGTTGATGTATGCGGCCGAACTGCGGCTGCCGCCGGACACCACCAAGGAGGACCGCGAACAGGTGGTCGCCCGGGTCCTCGAAGAGCTGGAGATGTCCAAGCACCTCGAGACGCGGGTCGACAAACTGTCGGGAGGTCAGCGCAAACGTGCATCGGTGGCCCTCGAACTGCTGACGGGACCGTCGCTGCTGATCCTGGATGAGCCCACATCCGGTCTGGATCCGGCGTTGGACCGGCAGGTCATGACCATGCTGCGGCAATTGGCCGACGCCGGTCGTGTGGTGCTGGTTGTCACTCACTCACTGACCTACCTCGATGTCTGCGATCAGGTTCTGTTGCTGGCACCGGGCGGCAAGACGGCGTTCTGCGGGCCGCCCAGCCAGATCGGTCCGGCCATGGGGACGACCAACTGGGCCGACATCTTCAGCACGGTCGCCGACGACCCGGAGGGGGCACAGGCGCGCTACTTGGCGCAGACGGGGCCACCCCCGCCAGCGCCGCCGGTGGAGCGCCCTGGGGAGCTGGGCGGCGACCCGTCGCACACCAGCTTGTTCCGCCAGTTCTCCACCATCGCCAGACGCCAGATGCGGCTGATCATCTCGGACCGAGGCTATTTCATCTTCCTGGCGATATTGCCGTTCATCATGGGCTCGCTGTCGATGTCGGTACCCGGGGACGTCGGCTTCGGCATGCCCAATCCGATGGGGAACGCACCCAACGAGCCGGGTCAGATTCTGGTGTTGCTCAATGTCGGTGCGGTCTTCATGGGGACCGCGCTGACAATCCGAGATCTCATCGGCGAGCGGGCCATCTTCCGGCGCGAACAGGCGGTCGGCCTGTCCACCACCGCGTACCTGCTGGCGAAGATCTGCGTCTACACGGTGTTTGCGGTCGTTCAATCGGCGATTGTCACCATCATCGTGCTGATCGGCAAGGGCGGTCCCACCCAGGGCGCCGTGGCGCTGGGCAAACCTGGGCTCGAACTGTTCGCCGACGTCGCCGCCACCTGCGTCGCTTCAGCGATGCTCGGACTGGCGCTATCGGCGGTGGCCAAGTCGAACGAACAGATCATGCCGCTGCTGGTGGTCGCGGTGATGTCGCAGTTGGTGTTCTCCGGCGGCATGATTCCCGTCACCGACCGCCTGGGGTTGGACCAGATGTCCTGGGCCACACCGGCACGATGGGGATTTGCCACCTCGGCCTCGACCGTCGACCTGATCAAACTCGTGCCCGGTCCGCTGACTCCGAAGGATTCGCACTGGCATCACACGGCTGGTGCCTGGTGGTTTGACATGGCCATGCTCGCGTTCATCAGCTTGTGCTACGTCAGCTTCGTGCGGTGGAAGATTCGCCTCAAGGGCGGGTGA
- a CDS encoding DUF1254 domain-containing protein, with protein MSTLSSGLRTLSYEAFIYFYPLVMMDVTRLQALNAAPGTGPGAGPPNHFSHMRAFPSADFRAVVRPNFDTLYSSAWLDLRNGPVRLQSADTDDRYYMLPMLDMWTDVFANPGKRTSGTGPLDLVIAGPGYHGESGEQPRPTTVVAAPTPFVWIIGRTQTNGPADYPAVHRVQDGYSLTELGSGAQASAGDKRPDFDPTTEPPRIVNGMAALDYLSYAADLLGVNPPHPTDYSVLARLANLGIEAGSPFDASRFNADQVAEFERGRSDALNDILKSATKLGANVDGWISLTESMGVYGNNYLRRAVVALIGLGANPAEDAVYPFLATDEHGDPLAGEHDYVIHFDADKLPPVDAFWSVTMYDAEGFQVANELNRFAIGDRDELRYNDDGSLDLYLAHTDPGPERQSNWLPAPLGPLGVTMRLYAPRPEVVAGEWSPPPVRKA; from the coding sequence GTGAGCACCTTGTCCAGTGGCCTGCGAACGCTCAGCTACGAAGCATTCATCTACTTCTATCCGTTGGTCATGATGGATGTGACGCGACTGCAGGCCCTCAACGCGGCACCCGGCACCGGCCCCGGCGCCGGCCCGCCCAATCACTTCTCGCACATGCGGGCGTTCCCGTCGGCCGACTTCCGCGCGGTGGTGCGGCCCAACTTCGACACGCTGTACTCCTCGGCCTGGCTGGACCTGCGCAACGGTCCGGTCCGCCTGCAGTCGGCGGACACCGACGATCGCTACTACATGCTGCCGATGCTGGACATGTGGACAGACGTTTTCGCCAATCCCGGCAAGCGCACCAGCGGGACGGGTCCACTTGATCTCGTGATCGCCGGCCCTGGCTACCACGGCGAAAGCGGCGAACAACCGCGCCCAACCACGGTCGTGGCCGCGCCGACACCGTTTGTCTGGATCATCGGCCGCACCCAGACCAACGGGCCAGCCGACTACCCGGCCGTTCACCGGGTACAGGACGGCTACTCCCTCACTGAGCTCGGCAGCGGGGCGCAGGCCAGTGCGGGAGACAAGCGACCAGACTTTGACCCGACTACCGAGCCGCCCAGAATCGTCAACGGCATGGCAGCGCTGGACTACCTCTCGTATGCGGCCGATCTGCTGGGCGTCAATCCACCACACCCGACCGACTACTCCGTGCTTGCCCGGCTGGCCAACCTCGGCATCGAAGCGGGAAGCCCGTTCGATGCGAGCCGGTTCAACGCGGACCAAGTCGCAGAGTTCGAGCGCGGCAGAAGCGATGCGCTCAACGACATCCTCAAGAGCGCCACCAAGCTTGGGGCCAACGTCGACGGCTGGATCAGCCTGACCGAGAGCATGGGCGTCTACGGCAACAACTACCTACGACGCGCGGTGGTGGCCCTCATCGGTCTGGGAGCCAACCCCGCCGAGGACGCCGTATACCCGTTCCTCGCCACCGATGAGCACGGAGATCCGCTGGCCGGCGAACACGACTACGTCATCCACTTCGACGCGGACAAGCTACCCCCGGTGGACGCATTCTGGTCGGTCACGATGTATGACGCCGAAGGCTTTCAAGTGGCCAACGAGCTGAACCGATTCGCCATCGGCGACCGTGACGAGCTGCGCTACAACGACGACGGCTCATTGGACCTCTATCTCGCGCACACCGACCCCGGTCCCGAGCGCCAGTCGAACTGGCTCCCGGCCCCGTTGGGCCCGCTGGGCGTGACCATGCGGCTGTACGCGCCGAGGCCCGAGGTGGTCGCCGGCGAATGGTCGCCACCCCCGGTGCGCAAGGCCTGA
- a CDS encoding APC family permease, which produces MTDTPAPPLFARGPKGNKLKVQPIVPQLSNTAAEGVVSKGLAKGAVGTVSGAILGIACVAPGYTLTASIGLIVAAVGLKMPAIFVFGFIPMFLTAFAYRELNADTPDCGASFTWSTKAFGPYVGWMCGWGMVIATVIVLSNLAAVAVQFFYLLIAGLFDSPGIASLAANRWVDIASTLVFIAGATWVSSRGIQTSERVQGLLVIFQMTVILGFGVVAIIGAVRGHGPANLSFDFNWFDPFSGLAMGAFVIGVTGSIFSFWGWDTCLTLGEECTDPKKVPGRAGVLCVVSILLTYLLVSVAMMMYAGVGSQGLGLGNPVNSENVFGALARPVLGPWGSQLLFLGILASTLSSLQTTFLPASRCMLAMGAYRAFPQRFSAVSSRFQVPLFSTIAAAIASGAFYTLARLLSERTLLDTIAALGMLVCWYYGITAFACMWYFRKELFTSLRNVVFKFLCPLLGGMMLLLVFVVSVRESMDPQHGSGASIAGVGLVFYLGFGILSLGAVLMVVMRVRQPGFFLGHTLTPSTPALTDDAAIATASHPDAGPDQHH; this is translated from the coding sequence ATGACAGACACCCCGGCGCCGCCGCTCTTCGCCCGTGGTCCCAAAGGCAACAAGCTGAAGGTGCAGCCGATCGTGCCTCAGCTCAGCAACACCGCGGCTGAGGGGGTGGTATCCAAGGGCCTGGCCAAGGGGGCCGTTGGCACCGTCTCGGGGGCAATCCTCGGTATCGCGTGTGTGGCACCCGGCTACACGTTGACGGCCAGCATCGGCTTGATCGTTGCCGCGGTCGGGCTCAAGATGCCGGCGATATTTGTATTCGGATTTATTCCGATGTTTTTGACCGCGTTCGCCTATCGCGAATTGAACGCCGACACTCCGGACTGTGGAGCGTCGTTCACCTGGTCCACCAAAGCCTTCGGACCCTACGTGGGCTGGATGTGCGGCTGGGGCATGGTGATCGCGACGGTCATTGTGTTGTCGAACCTGGCTGCGGTCGCGGTGCAGTTTTTCTATCTGCTGATCGCCGGCCTGTTCGATAGCCCAGGGATCGCGTCCCTGGCCGCAAACCGATGGGTCGATATCGCTTCCACACTGGTGTTTATCGCCGGGGCGACTTGGGTTTCCAGTCGTGGCATCCAAACCAGCGAGCGGGTGCAGGGACTATTGGTCATCTTCCAGATGACGGTGATCTTGGGTTTCGGGGTGGTGGCCATCATCGGCGCGGTGCGGGGCCATGGCCCCGCGAATCTGAGCTTCGATTTCAATTGGTTCGACCCGTTCAGCGGGCTCGCGATGGGTGCGTTCGTCATTGGGGTGACCGGTTCGATTTTCTCGTTCTGGGGCTGGGATACGTGCCTGACCCTGGGTGAGGAATGCACCGACCCAAAGAAGGTTCCCGGACGCGCCGGTGTGCTGTGTGTGGTCAGCATTCTGCTGACATACCTGCTGGTGAGTGTGGCGATGATGATGTACGCCGGTGTCGGTTCGCAGGGACTGGGGTTGGGCAACCCGGTTAATTCCGAGAACGTGTTCGGCGCACTGGCGCGACCGGTGCTCGGTCCGTGGGGTAGCCAGTTGCTGTTTCTGGGCATCCTGGCGTCCACCCTGTCGAGTTTGCAGACGACGTTCCTCCCGGCGTCGCGTTGCATGCTCGCCATGGGCGCCTATCGGGCATTTCCCCAGCGGTTCTCGGCGGTGAGCTCACGTTTCCAGGTGCCGCTGTTCAGCACCATCGCGGCAGCCATTGCTTCGGGTGCCTTCTACACCCTCGCCAGGTTGCTATCGGAGCGAACCCTGTTGGACACCATTGCGGCCCTCGGCATGCTGGTTTGCTGGTATTACGGAATTACCGCCTTCGCCTGCATGTGGTATTTCCGCAAGGAACTCTTCACGTCTTTGCGCAACGTCGTTTTCAAATTCCTTTGTCCGCTGCTCGGCGGGATGATGCTGTTGCTGGTCTTTGTTGTTTCGGTCCGCGAAAGCATGGACCCGCAACATGGCAGCGGCGCGTCGATCGCAGGCGTCGGGCTAGTCTTCTACCTTGGCTTCGGCATCCTGTCGCTCGGCGCGGTGCTGATGGTGGTCATGCGAGTGCGCCAACCCGGCTTCTTTTTGGGTCACACGCTGACGCCGTCAACCCCTGCCCTCACCGACGACGCCGCCATCGCCACCGCTAGCCATCCGGACGCCGGTCCGGACCAACATCATTGA
- a CDS encoding M48 family metallopeptidase, whose amino-acid sequence MAIVESPPGHPYPHLPASFYGTPSGSPPGPTGYLEHPRRHPWEIGLLVLVIVSSVLLYLVAAAVVLSGKSSLLWISIVATPIVLFALRGLTYGKQRANGVKMSPTQFAEGYWLVVEAARRFGLSEVPDAYVVLGNGLINAFSSGHGFRRYVVVYSDLFEIGGQARDPEALAFIIGHEVGHIAAGHASYWRQLMQLAMRVPLLGPTLSRSMEYTADNYGYAFRPAGARKAIGVLSAGKYLLRSVDFDGMADRAGSETGFFVWLANMVSSHPVNTWRAAALRNRMVAGSLFFRPKQPAPVPPTAWAVPGDGGWAR is encoded by the coding sequence ATGGCCATTGTGGAATCGCCGCCAGGCCACCCCTACCCGCACTTGCCCGCCTCGTTCTACGGCACCCCATCGGGATCGCCCCCGGGTCCCACCGGGTACCTGGAGCACCCCAGACGCCACCCGTGGGAAATCGGGCTGCTGGTGCTGGTCATCGTGTCCAGCGTGCTGCTCTACCTGGTCGCGGCCGCCGTGGTGCTGTCGGGCAAGTCCAGCCTGCTCTGGATTTCCATCGTGGCCACGCCGATCGTGCTGTTCGCGCTGCGCGGGCTGACCTACGGCAAGCAGCGCGCCAACGGTGTCAAGATGTCACCGACCCAGTTCGCCGAAGGCTACTGGCTCGTCGTCGAGGCGGCCCGCCGGTTCGGGCTCAGCGAGGTTCCCGACGCCTACGTGGTGCTGGGCAACGGGCTGATCAACGCCTTCTCCAGCGGGCACGGCTTTCGCCGCTACGTCGTGGTGTACAGCGACCTGTTCGAAATCGGCGGTCAAGCCCGCGACCCCGAGGCGCTCGCCTTCATCATCGGCCATGAGGTCGGCCATATCGCGGCCGGGCATGCCTCGTACTGGCGCCAGCTGATGCAACTTGCGATGCGCGTTCCGCTGTTGGGGCCGACCCTGTCGCGGTCGATGGAGTACACCGCCGACAACTACGGCTACGCGTTCCGTCCCGCAGGTGCCCGCAAGGCCATCGGTGTGCTCAGTGCCGGAAAGTATCTGCTCCGGTCGGTGGATTTCGACGGCATGGCCGACCGGGCCGGGTCCGAGACCGGGTTCTTCGTCTGGCTGGCCAACATGGTGTCCTCGCATCCGGTGAACACCTGGCGCGCAGCCGCGCTGCGCAACCGCATGGTTGCGGGTTCGCTGTTCTTCCGGCCCAAACAGCCGGCCCCGGTGCCGCCGACGGCCTGGGCGGTCCCCGGCGACGGCGGATGGGCCAGGTAG
- a CDS encoding gamma-aminobutyraldehyde dehydrogenase gives MVEKKVFHNIIGGEIQATPDGNTMDIVNPSTGEVYASAPNSSGKDVDDAFTAAAKAFESWRWSTPSERQRALLRLADLIEDNAEELVALECENTGKPMSLTMSEEIPPMVDQIRFFAGAARVLEGRSQGEYMRGHTSSIRREPVGPVAQVAPWNYPMMMAVWKFAPALAAGCTVVLKPSDTTPASSYWMVEKMQEIFPPGVCNLVCGDRDTGAALVAHPVPQLVSITGSTRAGMAVAASAANDLKRAHLELGGKAPVVIFNDADIAAAVEGLTAAGYFNAGQDCTAATRLIIQDGIYDEFLSAMAESVAGTRTGYDPADEDILFGPINNSNQMRHIDGLVSRAPAHARILAGGKQKDCAGFFYEPTLIVDLQQDDELIQTEIFGPVVTAQRFSDEQQALFFANGTEYGLASSVWTKDVDTAARMGARLDFGCVWINTHIPLVAEMPHGGFKHSGYGKDLSMYGFEDYTRIKHVMHYHGFEG, from the coding sequence ATGGTGGAAAAGAAGGTTTTTCACAACATCATTGGCGGAGAAATCCAGGCAACGCCGGACGGAAACACGATGGATATCGTCAACCCGTCGACGGGCGAAGTCTATGCATCGGCGCCGAATTCCTCTGGCAAAGATGTCGATGACGCGTTCACCGCGGCGGCCAAGGCGTTCGAGTCGTGGCGTTGGTCCACCCCCAGCGAACGGCAGCGTGCGCTGCTGCGGCTCGCCGACCTCATCGAGGACAACGCCGAGGAACTTGTCGCGCTCGAGTGCGAGAACACGGGCAAGCCAATGTCGTTGACCATGTCGGAGGAAATTCCGCCGATGGTTGATCAGATCCGGTTCTTCGCCGGCGCGGCGCGGGTTCTGGAAGGCCGCTCACAGGGCGAATACATGCGTGGGCACACGTCGTCGATTCGACGGGAGCCGGTGGGCCCGGTTGCCCAGGTAGCGCCCTGGAATTACCCGATGATGATGGCGGTGTGGAAGTTTGCCCCGGCGCTGGCCGCCGGCTGCACCGTGGTACTCAAGCCTTCGGACACCACGCCCGCGTCGTCCTACTGGATGGTCGAGAAGATGCAGGAGATCTTCCCGCCCGGGGTGTGCAACCTGGTGTGCGGCGACCGCGACACCGGTGCGGCACTGGTGGCGCACCCGGTGCCACAGCTGGTGTCGATCACCGGCTCCACCAGGGCAGGTATGGCGGTGGCGGCCAGCGCGGCCAACGACCTCAAACGTGCGCATCTCGAGCTGGGAGGCAAGGCGCCGGTAGTCATCTTCAATGACGCCGACATCGCGGCGGCGGTGGAGGGACTTACCGCGGCAGGCTATTTCAACGCGGGCCAGGATTGCACCGCCGCCACTCGGCTGATCATCCAGGACGGCATCTACGACGAGTTCCTGTCGGCGATGGCCGAGTCGGTGGCCGGCACCAGGACAGGCTATGACCCCGCGGATGAGGACATCTTGTTTGGTCCCATCAACAACAGCAACCAGATGCGCCACATCGATGGCCTGGTGTCCCGTGCACCGGCGCACGCCCGAATTCTTGCCGGCGGCAAGCAGAAAGACTGCGCGGGCTTCTTCTACGAGCCCACGTTGATTGTCGACCTGCAACAGGACGACGAATTGATTCAGACCGAGATCTTCGGCCCGGTCGTCACCGCGCAGCGTTTCAGCGACGAGCAGCAGGCCCTGTTTTTCGCCAACGGCACCGAATACGGTCTCGCATCCTCGGTGTGGACCAAGGACGTCGACACCGCCGCACGCATGGGAGCACGGCTGGACTTCGGGTGTGTGTGGATCAACACCCACATTCCGCTGGTTGCCGAGATGCCGCACGGCGGTTTCAAGCACTCCGGCTACGGCAAGGACCTGTCCATGTACGGGTTCGAGGACTACACCCGGATCAAGCACGTGATGCACTATCACGGATTCGAGGGCTAG
- a CDS encoding class I adenylate-forming enzyme family protein, whose protein sequence is MAVGRRDVAGSPAFSTQEAIRYHAAGWWSDSTLSDAVRRNAECSPHHAAYIDYPASLLTWSEFDCAATSLAEQLAGTGVLPGDRVAVWHGDCAALHALFIAIERCGAVVVGIGARAGVREATQILRAAQVKLLVSDAPRSAAATEVSAQLPVPSGVLVREGKTLRFDGKPVPVAPENGLESELGNERRLGPDDVFLINSTSGTTGAPKCVVHTQNRWHYFHQHAVANGMLTPQDVVLPVIPMPFGFGIWTSHTTPIYLGASAVILDRFTTLAACEAIARHRVTVLCCVSTQLTMLMADHWCRAYDLSSLRVVFAGGEALPYRRATEFEDLTGATILQFYGSNETGLLSATTLRDSRERRLRTGGRVVPEMSVRLFDGDRDVTASGRGQPACRGPATSLGYLGGTDHEKLFTRDGWMRMGDICEIDPDGYLTVTGRTSDFILRGGKNISAGQVEDAALTHPAVAIAAAVSMPDPVFGEKVCLYVELADSQRLDRTELVEHLLALGYSKELLPERLVVVDELPRSSGGKIAKGQLRDDIRARMEAEHERS, encoded by the coding sequence ATGGCTGTCGGTCGGCGCGATGTGGCGGGATCTCCGGCATTCAGCACCCAGGAGGCGATCCGCTACCACGCCGCAGGCTGGTGGTCCGACTCGACGCTATCGGACGCGGTAAGACGAAACGCCGAATGCTCGCCGCATCATGCCGCCTATATCGACTACCCGGCGTCACTGCTAACGTGGAGTGAATTCGACTGTGCGGCAACCAGTCTAGCCGAACAGCTGGCCGGAACTGGCGTGCTGCCCGGCGACCGGGTGGCGGTATGGCACGGCGACTGCGCCGCGCTACATGCGTTGTTCATCGCCATCGAGCGCTGTGGCGCCGTGGTGGTGGGCATCGGTGCACGCGCCGGTGTCCGGGAAGCCACCCAGATATTGCGCGCCGCGCAGGTCAAGCTCCTGGTCAGCGACGCCCCGCGCAGCGCCGCCGCGACCGAGGTGAGCGCACAGCTTCCGGTGCCCTCGGGTGTCTTAGTGCGCGAGGGTAAAACGCTGCGCTTCGACGGTAAGCCGGTGCCGGTGGCGCCCGAAAATGGGCTCGAAAGCGAGCTCGGAAACGAGCGACGCCTCGGTCCCGATGATGTGTTCCTGATCAACTCCACCTCGGGCACCACGGGGGCACCCAAATGTGTGGTGCATACCCAGAACCGTTGGCACTACTTTCATCAGCACGCGGTCGCCAATGGCATGTTGACGCCGCAGGACGTAGTCCTGCCGGTGATTCCCATGCCCTTCGGATTCGGCATCTGGACCAGCCACACCACACCCATTTACCTGGGGGCCAGCGCGGTGATTCTGGATCGGTTCACGACGCTGGCCGCATGTGAGGCAATCGCTCGGCACCGGGTCACGGTGTTGTGCTGTGTCAGTACCCAATTGACGATGCTCATGGCCGACCACTGGTGCCGGGCCTATGATCTGAGCTCGCTGCGGGTCGTCTTCGCCGGCGGCGAGGCGTTGCCGTACCGGCGCGCCACTGAGTTCGAGGATCTCACCGGCGCAACCATTCTGCAGTTCTATGGCTCCAACGAGACCGGATTGCTCAGTGCGACCACCTTGCGCGACTCGCGGGAGCGTCGCCTCAGGACGGGTGGGCGGGTTGTTCCGGAAATGTCGGTGCGGCTTTTCGACGGGGACCGTGACGTCACCGCGTCGGGCCGGGGCCAGCCCGCGTGCCGCGGCCCGGCGACCAGCCTCGGCTATCTGGGCGGAACCGATCACGAGAAGTTGTTCACCCGGGACGGGTGGATGCGCATGGGTGATATCTGCGAGATCGATCCGGACGGCTATCTGACCGTCACCGGCCGGACCTCGGACTTCATCTTGCGCGGCGGAAAGAACATCAGCGCCGGTCAGGTCGAGGATGCGGCGCTGACCCACCCGGCCGTCGCGATCGCTGCGGCGGTGTCGATGCCCGATCCGGTTTTCGGGGAGAAGGTCTGCCTCTACGTCGAGCTCGCCGACTCGCAGCGCCTCGATCGAACCGAACTCGTCGAGCACCTCTTGGCGCTGGGGTATTCCAAAGAACTACTGCCCGAACGACTCGTCGTGGTCGACGAACTGCCTCGATCCTCCGGCGGCAAGATTGCCAAAGGGCAGCTTCGAGACGATATTCGAGCCAGGATGGAGGCCGAGCATGAACGCTCCTGA